Proteins from a genomic interval of Niabella soli DSM 19437:
- a CDS encoding lysophospholipid acyltransferase family protein yields MYYIVYGFLYLCSLLPLRALYLLADFFYAVIYYVIGYRKKVVLDNLAIAFPEKTIEERTRIAKDFYHKFIDSLVETVKVLSASDAFFEKRFTGNWDLINQYYDQQRSVQLHLGHTFNWEWGNVQVVRKIRHRFLGVYIPISNPSLNRVFKKLRSRSGAVLLDAARMTREFMPYRRSMYCLGLIADQSPGRVDKAKWFYFFDRKTAFTIGPAKSAITNNAVVLFAAIERVKRGYYNVTFTLAEEDPKTNSTEEALTRQFVRFLEATIRNNPDMWLWSHRRWKHEWKDGDEMGE; encoded by the coding sequence GTGTATTATATCGTTTACGGATTTTTGTATCTATGTTCCCTGTTACCCCTTCGGGCATTATACCTGCTTGCTGATTTTTTTTACGCCGTCATCTATTATGTTATAGGCTACCGTAAAAAAGTGGTGTTGGACAACCTGGCCATTGCTTTCCCCGAAAAAACCATTGAAGAGCGCACCCGCATTGCAAAAGATTTTTACCACAAGTTTATTGACTCCCTGGTGGAAACGGTAAAAGTGCTTTCGGCATCCGATGCATTTTTTGAAAAACGTTTTACCGGCAACTGGGACCTCATCAATCAATATTACGACCAGCAGCGCAGCGTACAATTGCATTTAGGGCATACGTTTAACTGGGAATGGGGCAATGTGCAGGTGGTGCGCAAGATCAGACACCGGTTCCTTGGCGTGTACATCCCTATCAGCAACCCCTCCCTTAACAGGGTTTTTAAAAAACTGCGCTCCCGCAGCGGGGCCGTTTTACTGGATGCCGCGCGCATGACACGGGAATTTATGCCCTACCGCCGCAGTATGTATTGCCTGGGGCTCATCGCCGACCAAAGTCCCGGCCGCGTAGACAAGGCCAAATGGTTCTATTTTTTTGATCGCAAAACGGCATTTACCATTGGCCCCGCCAAAAGTGCTATCACCAACAACGCGGTGGTTTTGTTTGCCGCCATTGAACGGGTAAAGCGCGGTTATTATAACGTAACCTTTACGCTGGCCGAAGAAGATCCGAAAACCAACAGCACAGAAGAGGCGCTTACCAGGCAATTTGTACGCTTTCTGGAGGCCACCATCCGCAACAATCCTGACATGTGGCTATGGAGCCACCGCCGGTGGAAACATGAATGGAAGGATGGGGATGAAATGGGAGAATAG
- a CDS encoding RNA polymerase sigma factor, with product MAEEQHQNIIQTVKEYGSRLFGFIRKNVNTDADAEDILQDVWYQYANASATQTIEQVSGWLFKVARNKITDKYRKKKNTLIDDYAFENEAGETSFRELLFTLDNDPELADIKKLFWEELFAALDELPENQREVFMLNELEEVTLQEIADRNKENIKTIISRKRYAVQHLRNRLQYLYDELINY from the coding sequence TTGGCGGAAGAACAGCATCAAAATATCATCCAGACGGTTAAGGAGTATGGTAGCAGGCTCTTTGGCTTTATTCGCAAAAACGTGAATACGGACGCCGATGCCGAAGATATTTTGCAGGATGTGTGGTACCAATATGCCAACGCCAGCGCCACGCAGACCATTGAACAGGTAAGCGGCTGGTTATTTAAAGTGGCCCGTAACAAGATCACCGATAAATACCGGAAAAAGAAAAATACCCTGATCGATGATTATGCTTTCGAAAATGAAGCGGGGGAAACCTCCTTCCGGGAGTTGCTGTTTACCCTGGATAATGACCCTGAATTGGCGGATATTAAAAAACTTTTTTGGGAAGAACTGTTTGCGGCCCTTGACGAATTACCAGAGAACCAGCGGGAAGTTTTTATGCTGAACGAGCTGGAAGAAGTGACGCTGCAGGAAATTGCAGACCGGAATAAAGAGAATATCAAAACAATCATCAGCCGGAAACGCTATGCCGTCCAGCATTTGCGCAACCGCCTGCAATATTTGTATGATGAACTGATTAATTATTAA
- a CDS encoding Hsp20/alpha crystallin family protein, with protein MNNNDRLKHTIPVNIEDRDDCYRLTAYAAGFPEESITVSILNDTLIIKGHADTDADAQVSFIKQEYPINGFERRLLLDNRIETDCISTRFEQGVLTVFLPKKSEISLLDLQKQMDLAIPG; from the coding sequence ATGAACAACAACGATCGGCTGAAACATACCATACCGGTGAACATTGAAGACCGGGACGACTGTTACCGTTTGACCGCTTATGCCGCGGGATTCCCGGAGGAAAGCATTACTGTTTCAATCCTCAACGATACCCTTATTATTAAGGGTCATGCGGATACGGATGCGGACGCACAGGTATCTTTTATCAAACAGGAATACCCCATTAACGGGTTTGAGCGGCGATTGCTCCTGGACAACCGGATAGAAACGGATTGCATTTCCACCCGTTTTGAGCAGGGCGTGCTGACTGTTTTTCTTCCTAAAAAAAGCGAGATATCGCTGTTGGATTTACAAAAACAGATGGATCTTGCTATTCCGGGTTAA
- a CDS encoding Crp/Fnr family transcriptional regulator, producing MYDNLINNLKHFMPFPEDDLDFFLSLMEPRHCKKHEKIIRIGDPVNYVFYIDKGLIRYYSEHGGKDQTLRLFRENMWVSEYASFLTRKPSMICIEALEDTTLLQMHFDRMQEGYERAKVFERFGRKIAEALFIREVEMATERRTKSAETRYLELVQNDPAIINRVPLKYIASILGIEPESLSRIRRRTTRTKNGN from the coding sequence ATGTACGATAACCTGATTAATAACCTGAAGCACTTCATGCCTTTTCCTGAGGACGATCTGGATTTTTTTTTATCGCTGATGGAACCGCGGCATTGTAAAAAACACGAAAAGATCATTCGCATCGGCGACCCTGTGAACTATGTTTTTTATATAGATAAAGGCCTGATTCGCTATTACAGCGAGCATGGCGGCAAAGATCAAACCCTGCGGCTGTTCCGGGAAAATATGTGGGTTTCGGAATATGCCTCCTTTCTTACCAGGAAACCTTCTATGATCTGTATTGAAGCACTGGAAGACACCACCCTGCTCCAGATGCATTTTGACCGAATGCAGGAGGGTTATGAGCGGGCAAAAGTATTCGAACGTTTTGGACGGAAAATAGCAGAAGCTTTATTTATCCGGGAAGTTGAAATGGCCACGGAGCGTCGCACCAAATCAGCGGAAACGCGGTACCTGGAACTGGTGCAAAATGATCCTGCTATTATTAACAGGGTGCCGCTGAAGTATATTGCATCGATACTGGGCATTGAACCCGAGAGCCTCAGCCGTATACGGAGAAGAACCACCCGCACAAAAAACGGAAACTGA
- a CDS encoding ThuA domain-containing protein: MKKLSILLCVLLLATGVFAAKPKVLVFYKTAGFHHASIAKGLDAIYQLGAANGFLVDSTTDAAAFTNDNLKQYAAIIFLSTTGTLFNTDQQKALQQYVHDHGGIMGIHAAADAEYEWPWYNKMIGAWFLSHPKQQTATLDVVDRNNGSTRHLPAKWTRKDEWYNYKDINKGLHILITLDEKSYEGGKNGAFHPIAWYHEFEGGRVFYTGLGHTDESYSDPMFLQHLLGGIRYAMGARKKK, from the coding sequence ATGAAAAAATTAAGCATTCTTTTGTGTGTGTTGTTGCTGGCGACGGGCGTCTTTGCAGCGAAACCCAAAGTACTGGTGTTTTATAAAACGGCCGGATTTCACCACGCTTCCATTGCAAAAGGACTGGACGCCATTTATCAACTGGGTGCAGCAAACGGTTTCCTGGTGGATAGCACCACGGATGCAGCCGCATTTACTAATGACAACCTGAAGCAATACGCAGCTATTATTTTTTTGAGCACAACCGGAACCTTGTTTAATACAGACCAGCAAAAGGCGCTGCAGCAGTACGTGCATGATCACGGTGGTATTATGGGCATTCATGCGGCTGCCGATGCGGAATATGAATGGCCCTGGTATAATAAAATGATAGGCGCCTGGTTTTTGAGCCATCCCAAACAGCAAACCGCTACATTAGATGTGGTAGACCGCAATAACGGCAGTACCCGCCACTTGCCGGCAAAATGGACCCGGAAGGATGAATGGTATAATTATAAGGACATCAATAAGGGGCTGCATATATTGATCACACTGGATGAAAAAAGCTATGAAGGGGGTAAGAACGGCGCTTTTCATCCCATTGCCTGGTATCATGAGTTTGAAGGCGGACGTGTTTTTTATACCGGCCTGGGACATACAGATGAATCTTATTCGGATCCCATGTTTCTGCAACACCTGCTTGGGGGTATTCGCTACGCGATGGGAGCGCGCAAAAAAAAGTGA
- a CDS encoding helix-hairpin-helix domain-containing protein: MKEIIFSLPQEALGTASSVVLLGDFNDWDLDKAILLKKGKDGIWKAAVKLKPGHTYEYRFLLDDGRWVNDWAATAYVHKHHFGIDNSVITIGEDTVVAKEPAKAASARAKAPAKKAAKAPAKPARSTGGKIAEIIKNDLTKIEGVGPAIAKLLEKENIHSFKDLSKATAKKLKEILDAAGSKFAMHNPKSWPKQAKLAAAEKWEELKALQDELIGGK; the protein is encoded by the coding sequence ATGAAAGAGATTATATTCTCACTCCCCCAGGAAGCCCTTGGAACCGCAAGTTCAGTTGTTTTATTAGGTGATTTTAATGATTGGGATTTAGACAAAGCGATACTTTTAAAGAAAGGCAAAGATGGCATTTGGAAAGCAGCCGTAAAGCTGAAGCCCGGACATACCTACGAATACCGTTTTTTACTGGATGACGGGCGTTGGGTAAACGACTGGGCAGCGACGGCCTATGTGCACAAGCATCATTTTGGCATCGACAACTCTGTTATTACCATTGGGGAAGATACTGTTGTAGCGAAAGAACCTGCAAAAGCGGCGTCCGCCAGGGCAAAAGCCCCCGCAAAAAAAGCAGCAAAAGCTCCGGCGAAGCCTGCCCGTTCGACAGGCGGGAAAATTGCCGAAATCATTAAAAATGATCTAACAAAAATTGAAGGGGTCGGTCCGGCGATTGCCAAATTGCTGGAAAAAGAAAATATTCACTCTTTCAAAGACCTGTCGAAGGCCACTGCAAAAAAATTAAAAGAAATCCTTGACGCCGCCGGCAGCAAGTTTGCAATGCACAATCCCAAAAGCTGGCCCAAACAGGCTAAACTGGCAGCCGCAGAAAAATGGGAAGAGCTGAAAGCGTTGCAGGATGAGCTCATCGGAGGAAAATAA
- a CDS encoding COX15/CtaA family protein, producing the protein MQLQKNKPVATWLFVGAGMIIIQVLLGGITRLTGSGLSITEWQPILGALPPMNEQAWVEAFNKYKEIAQFKYIHNYFTLQDFKSIYFWEWFHRDWARLMGVVFIIPFVYFIIKKKIDRSMLWPMIILFLLGGLQGAIGWIMVKSGIGTDLVYVSPVRLAIHFLSALLLLCYVVWFALKLTVPENRLAYNTPLRNLTIALLVVITLQLTYGAFMAGTHAAKAAITWPTINGSWYPQGQLFTEGSFLDDITHNLITIQFTHRSLAYLITVLMIFYTLRLTRLPKTTALSKMRFLPLGIVLVQVTLGVLALMNYLNNSKFILSIFHQLVGMLFLVCMVVCLFLGRKNGINEK; encoded by the coding sequence ATGCAGTTACAAAAGAATAAACCGGTGGCCACCTGGTTATTTGTCGGCGCCGGAATGATCATTATACAGGTTTTATTAGGGGGCATTACCCGGCTAACCGGGTCGGGACTTTCCATTACCGAATGGCAACCCATCCTGGGCGCACTGCCGCCGATGAACGAACAGGCCTGGGTGGAAGCATTCAATAAATACAAGGAGATTGCGCAGTTTAAATACATACACAATTATTTCACCCTGCAAGATTTTAAGTCCATTTATTTCTGGGAGTGGTTTCACCGCGACTGGGCGCGGCTGATGGGCGTTGTGTTTATTATCCCTTTTGTTTATTTTATTATAAAAAAGAAGATCGACCGCAGTATGCTCTGGCCCATGATCATCTTATTCCTGCTGGGCGGGTTGCAAGGCGCCATCGGCTGGATCATGGTGAAAAGCGGTATCGGTACGGATCTGGTGTATGTAAGTCCCGTCCGCCTGGCTATTCATTTCCTGTCGGCCTTGCTGCTGCTGTGTTATGTGGTGTGGTTTGCGCTAAAATTGACCGTTCCTGAAAACAGGCTTGCTTATAATACGCCTTTAAGAAATCTTACCATTGCCCTGCTGGTAGTCATTACTCTACAGCTTACCTACGGCGCTTTTATGGCCGGGACCCATGCCGCAAAAGCCGCCATTACCTGGCCCACCATTAACGGGAGCTGGTACCCGCAGGGACAACTGTTTACAGAAGGCAGTTTCCTGGATGATATTACGCATAACTTAATCACCATCCAGTTTACACACAGGAGCCTGGCATATTTGATCACTGTTCTGATGATCTTTTATACCCTTCGCTTAACCCGGTTGCCGAAAACAACAGCTTTGTCTAAAATGCGCTTTCTGCCTTTGGGTATTGTCCTTGTTCAGGTTACGCTGGGCGTTCTGGCCTTGATGAATTACCTCAACAACAGCAAATTTATCCTCAGTATTTTTCACCAACTGGTGGGTATGCTGTTCCTGGTATGTATGGTTGTTTGCCTGTTTTTGGGCAGAAAGAACGGCATAAATGAGAAATAA
- the serS gene encoding serine--tRNA ligase: protein MQKFFEMLQLQLLRQDTEAVKKRLAIKNFKDLALVDEIIALDDQRKKAQLEFDTTQSVVNSASKEIGQLMAKGDKAAAEEKKAVVADAKKKLQPISEQLAQAEKLVQEKLVLLPNLPAALVPVGNGAEDNEVVRESDAKPILPPNAVPHWDLIKAYDLVDFETGAKITGSGFPLYKGQGAKLQRALVQYFLDFNLEAGYTEYLPPFMVNEASAFGTGQLPDKEGQMYYMPADNYYMIPTAEVPVTNIYRDTILKQEQLPVKMTAYSPCFRREAGSFGKDVRGLNRVHQFEKVEIVQLTHPEKSYEALDAMVAHVEKLLQSLELPYRILRLCGGDMGFTSALTYDFEVYSAAQERWLEVSSTSNFENYQTNRMKIRFKDENGKTQLAHSLNGSSLALPRIFACILENNQQEDGIRLPKVLVPYFGKEVISK from the coding sequence TTGCAAAAATTTTTTGAGATGCTGCAATTACAATTGTTACGGCAGGATACGGAAGCCGTAAAAAAAAGACTGGCCATAAAGAACTTTAAAGACCTGGCCCTGGTTGATGAGATCATTGCACTCGATGATCAACGCAAGAAGGCCCAGTTGGAATTTGATACCACCCAGTCCGTTGTAAACAGCGCTTCCAAAGAAATAGGCCAACTGATGGCGAAGGGCGACAAAGCAGCAGCGGAAGAAAAAAAGGCCGTTGTTGCGGACGCAAAGAAGAAATTACAACCCATCAGCGAACAGTTGGCCCAGGCAGAAAAGCTGGTGCAGGAAAAGCTGGTGCTGCTGCCCAACCTCCCGGCAGCATTGGTACCCGTGGGAAATGGTGCAGAAGATAATGAAGTGGTACGGGAAAGCGACGCCAAGCCCATATTGCCGCCAAACGCGGTTCCTCATTGGGATTTAATAAAAGCCTACGACCTGGTTGATTTTGAGACCGGTGCAAAAATTACCGGCAGCGGTTTTCCTTTATACAAGGGCCAGGGCGCTAAGCTGCAACGCGCACTGGTACAGTATTTCCTGGATTTTAACCTGGAAGCCGGCTATACAGAATACCTGCCTCCTTTTATGGTAAATGAAGCCTCCGCCTTTGGAACCGGGCAATTGCCGGATAAGGAAGGCCAGATGTACTATATGCCGGCCGATAATTATTATATGATCCCGACGGCTGAAGTGCCGGTGACGAATATTTACCGTGATACCATTTTAAAACAGGAACAATTGCCCGTTAAAATGACCGCCTACTCGCCCTGTTTCCGCAGGGAAGCCGGCAGTTTTGGCAAGGACGTGCGCGGCCTCAACCGGGTGCACCAGTTTGAAAAGGTAGAGATCGTGCAACTCACCCATCCAGAAAAAAGTTATGAGGCGTTGGATGCTATGGTAGCACACGTGGAAAAATTATTACAAAGCCTGGAACTGCCTTACCGCATTTTAAGACTCTGCGGCGGCGATATGGGCTTTACTTCTGCCCTTACCTACGACTTTGAAGTATATAGTGCCGCCCAGGAGCGTTGGCTGGAAGTGAGCTCTACGTCTAACTTTGAAAATTATCAGACCAACCGGATGAAGATCCGCTTTAAGGATGAAAATGGTAAAACGCAGTTGGCACATTCGCTCAACGGCAGTTCCCTGGCCTTACCCCGCATCTTTGCCTGTATTTTGGAAAACAACCAGCAGGAAGACGGCATTAGATTGCCAAAGGTGCTGGTGCCTTATTTTGGGAAAGAGGTGATTTCGAAATAG
- a CDS encoding serine hydrolase has product MKYYLFIIALSSLFIQTTSGQNRISTIDSVLNKLYEADKLNGNVLIAEKGRVVYKKSFGVANKKTKAHLNDQSVFELASLTKQFTAMAVLILKEHGKLNLEASIGSYIPELSFYSNVTVRNLLNHTGGLPDYLRLMDSSWNKNKIVSNKDVINFFANTHPKLLFEPDTRFDYSNTGYVFLASIIERCSGKSYPDFLRANIFDPLGMSRTMVYRRRFAPHTIKNYALGYVYDEKRKKYLLPDSIKNYQFVKWLDGVYGDGTVNSTVIDLLKWDRALYTDKLISDKDRAAMFTPAMLKDGARTAYGFGWSIDSTGGRGIRVSHFGSWPGYVSYIERDINTDKTIIILTNHSNRLNYIPFIQDALYKKPLPPLKIYKEVFYPAKQLKKFEGRYLRDKDSITVFLENGLLYYQQAGQDKFLLTPMSSRSFFIKQFDDTTIEFDLDKNENALSFILQSANQTSKAIKQ; this is encoded by the coding sequence ATGAAATATTATCTGTTTATAATCGCCCTTTCCTCCTTATTTATACAAACAACTTCAGGACAAAATAGAATTAGCACAATAGACAGTGTACTTAACAAACTATACGAGGCTGATAAACTAAATGGCAATGTACTTATTGCCGAAAAGGGCAGGGTCGTTTATAAGAAAAGTTTTGGCGTGGCTAATAAGAAGACAAAGGCGCATTTAAATGACCAATCAGTATTTGAATTAGCTTCTTTAACAAAGCAGTTTACTGCAATGGCGGTACTGATCTTAAAGGAGCATGGGAAGCTAAACCTGGAGGCAAGCATTGGCAGTTATATTCCCGAACTCTCTTTCTATTCAAACGTAACGGTGCGTAATTTGCTGAATCACACCGGTGGGCTTCCAGACTATCTCAGGCTGATGGATAGCTCCTGGAATAAAAATAAAATTGTCTCGAATAAAGACGTTATTAATTTCTTTGCAAATACACACCCTAAATTATTATTTGAACCAGACACCCGTTTTGATTACAGCAATACCGGCTATGTATTTTTAGCGAGCATCATAGAGCGTTGTTCGGGAAAATCTTATCCCGATTTTTTGAGGGCCAATATTTTTGATCCCTTGGGAATGTCCAGAACTATGGTTTACCGAAGGCGATTTGCACCGCATACAATAAAAAATTATGCGTTGGGGTATGTGTATGATGAAAAACGAAAAAAATATCTGTTACCAGACAGCATAAAAAACTACCAGTTTGTAAAATGGCTGGATGGTGTGTATGGCGATGGTACGGTAAATTCTACTGTTATTGACCTGTTGAAATGGGACCGGGCACTCTATACAGACAAATTAATTTCAGATAAAGACCGGGCGGCAATGTTTACACCGGCTATGCTGAAAGATGGGGCGAGAACGGCTTATGGATTTGGCTGGTCGATTGACAGCACCGGCGGACGTGGGATCAGGGTATCTCATTTCGGGAGCTGGCCGGGATACGTTTCTTATATTGAACGGGATATTAACACAGATAAGACAATCATTATTCTTACGAATCATTCCAACAGACTTAATTACATCCCGTTCATCCAGGATGCGCTTTACAAAAAGCCGCTGCCGCCTCTAAAAATTTATAAAGAAGTTTTTTATCCTGCGAAACAGCTAAAGAAATTCGAAGGCAGATACCTTCGGGATAAAGATAGCATCACTGTTTTTTTAGAAAATGGACTGCTCTATTATCAACAGGCAGGGCAAGATAAATTTTTGCTAACGCCCATGAGTTCCCGTTCCTTTTTTATTAAACAGTTCGATGATACAACAATTGAGTTTGACTTAGATAAGAATGAAAATGCCTTATCATTTATTTTGCAAAGTGCGAATCAAACATCAAAAGCTATAAAACAATAA
- a CDS encoding M1 family metallopeptidase, protein MYKFFTLLLCICYSIYSTAQNYDPNKVFAPGFYTFNGNAFRAADGTPGRAYWQNRANYAIEAAFDTTTNILSGTEVIEYINNSPNTLDYLWLELDQNVDKENSRAQSLTAPGLEPAPDKGFKLATVELNNGGAWQQAAYQVQDTRMQLRLKKALDSGKSLKLKIRFSFKLLKSSAADRAGILQTKNGKIFEFGYWFPRLCVYDDLNGWNTLPYIGGGEFYFEYGNIDYKITVPAGMLAVGSGQLLNGKELLSDKVLTHLSKAHASDKTVVIYSQEDIKKQSPTKKISGTVTWHFAMNNTRDVAFALSKAFIWDGAKIDLPSGKTAFAQSVYPEESVQGKSEWNHATEYVKASVEDFSKKWFEYPYPEATNVAGPIGGMEFPALAFDYYREGGKGLWALVSHEIGHTWYPMIVGSDERRYPFMDEGFNTFIDIYAQEDFNKGQFAPKRDGEYAPKGGNPADEIIPVIKATKNGPTLLSPPDGMDYKYVHPLAYFKTAFGLVLLRDIILGKDRFDYAFRSYTKNWAFKHPSPVDFFRTMDNAAGEDLSWFWREWFYNNWELDQAITDVKYVDGDPAKGALITIENKEQMVMPVPLAVAERNGHTQHIRVPVEVWQLGAKHTIKVNTTSRLASVVIDPKNQLPDSNRENNKWKP, encoded by the coding sequence ATGTATAAATTTTTTACACTCTTACTTTGTATTTGCTATTCTATTTACAGTACTGCGCAAAACTATGATCCCAACAAAGTTTTCGCCCCGGGCTTTTATACGTTTAACGGCAACGCCTTCCGCGCCGCAGATGGCACACCCGGACGAGCTTATTGGCAAAACCGCGCCAATTATGCTATTGAAGCGGCGTTTGATACCACCACCAATATCCTGAGCGGAACTGAAGTCATCGAATACATCAATAACAGTCCGAATACCCTGGATTATCTCTGGCTGGAGCTGGATCAGAATGTAGACAAAGAAAATTCGCGCGCCCAATCATTGACCGCTCCGGGCCTGGAACCAGCACCGGACAAGGGGTTCAAACTTGCGACCGTTGAACTCAACAACGGTGGCGCCTGGCAGCAGGCAGCTTATCAGGTACAGGACACACGTATGCAATTACGCTTAAAAAAAGCGCTGGATTCCGGAAAATCACTGAAACTTAAGATCCGTTTTTCTTTCAAACTACTAAAATCTTCCGCCGCCGACCGGGCCGGGATCCTGCAAACAAAAAACGGGAAAATCTTTGAGTTTGGCTACTGGTTTCCCCGCCTGTGCGTGTATGACGATCTCAACGGCTGGAATACGTTGCCTTATATTGGCGGAGGTGAATTTTATTTTGAGTATGGCAATATCGATTATAAAATAACGGTTCCTGCAGGGATGCTGGCTGTTGGCTCCGGGCAGTTGCTGAATGGAAAGGAATTATTGAGCGATAAAGTATTGACCCATCTTTCAAAAGCCCACGCTTCGGATAAAACAGTGGTCATTTATTCGCAGGAGGATATAAAAAAGCAATCTCCCACAAAAAAAATATCCGGAACCGTGACCTGGCATTTTGCCATGAACAACACGCGCGACGTGGCTTTCGCACTTTCAAAAGCCTTTATCTGGGATGGGGCAAAAATAGATCTCCCTTCAGGAAAAACAGCTTTCGCGCAATCCGTTTACCCGGAAGAAAGCGTTCAGGGTAAGAGCGAATGGAATCATGCCACTGAATATGTAAAAGCTTCGGTGGAGGACTTCTCAAAGAAATGGTTTGAATATCCCTATCCGGAAGCGACGAATGTTGCGGGGCCTATTGGCGGCATGGAATTTCCTGCACTGGCCTTTGATTATTACCGGGAAGGTGGCAAAGGCCTGTGGGCGCTGGTCTCCCACGAGATCGGGCACACCTGGTACCCGATGATCGTAGGTTCAGACGAGCGGCGTTACCCATTTATGGACGAAGGATTTAATACTTTTATTGATATTTATGCCCAGGAAGATTTTAATAAAGGCCAGTTTGCGCCCAAGCGCGATGGGGAATATGCGCCCAAAGGAGGCAACCCTGCTGATGAAATTATCCCGGTGATCAAAGCAACAAAGAACGGACCCACCCTGCTATCGCCGCCCGATGGCATGGATTATAAATATGTGCACCCGCTGGCCTATTTTAAAACGGCCTTTGGTTTGGTATTGCTGCGCGATATCATCCTCGGGAAAGACCGGTTTGATTATGCTTTTCGCAGCTACACCAAAAACTGGGCTTTCAAGCATCCTTCGCCCGTTGATTTTTTCAGAACGATGGACAATGCCGCGGGGGAAGATCTGAGCTGGTTCTGGCGGGAATGGTTTTACAATAACTGGGAACTGGACCAGGCCATTACCGATGTAAAATATGTAGACGGCGATCCTGCAAAAGGCGCGCTGATCACTATTGAGAACAAAGAACAAATGGTTATGCCGGTACCCCTTGCTGTTGCAGAGCGTAACGGGCATACGCAGCATATCCGGGTGCCGGTGGAAGTATGGCAATTGGGCGCTAAGCATACCATCAAAGTCAATACTACATCGCGCCTGGCTTCCGTAGTAATCGATCCAAAAAATCAATTGCCGGATAGTAACCGGGAAAACAATAAATGGAAACCCTGA
- a CDS encoding methyltransferase family protein, which translates to MQFIYLFWLLSEIIISRAFRARSADRQGEDKHSLAIIWIVIIAATTAAVYISLNVAAPISGTKSAVYMGLGLLILGILLRFFIIASLGKFFTTNVTIRQEHVLKTDGCYKYIRHPAYAASLLSFAGFGISLNNQIALLVVLIAVRLAFYNRIRIEERLLVKHFGQQYIDYGKHTWRLIPFIF; encoded by the coding sequence ATGCAGTTCATTTACCTGTTTTGGCTCCTTTCAGAAATAATTATCAGCAGGGCCTTTCGCGCCCGTTCTGCCGACCGGCAAGGAGAGGATAAACATTCCCTGGCCATTATCTGGATTGTTATTATTGCCGCTACTACGGCAGCAGTATATATCTCATTAAATGTTGCAGCTCCTATTTCAGGAACTAAAAGCGCTGTATATATGGGTTTGGGGCTGTTGATCCTCGGGATTTTATTGCGCTTTTTTATCATAGCTTCCCTGGGGAAATTTTTCACAACGAATGTTACGATAAGGCAGGAGCATGTACTAAAAACTGACGGCTGTTATAAATATATCCGTCATCCCGCCTACGCAGCTTCCTTATTGTCTTTTGCAGGATTTGGCATTTCCCTCAATAACCAGATCGCGTTGCTTGTAGTATTGATTGCCGTGAGGCTGGCTTTTTATAACCGCATCCGGATTGAAGAACGGCTGCTGGTGAAACATTTTGGACAACAGTATATTGATTACGGGAAACATACCTGGCGCCTGATCCCTTTCATTTTTTAA
- a CDS encoding beta-hydroxyacyl-ACP dehydratase, protein MLNNNLYTISSFEDQAGAISGTIELNAAHKIFEGHFPGQPVLPGVCMLQIIKELTEKATGKKLFLNDAAQCKFLSMVDPVQTPSLIVAINYQQPDAATITINGTLKNDTATFFKINAQLAITC, encoded by the coding sequence ATGCTGAATAACAATTTATATACCATTAGCAGCTTTGAAGACCAGGCGGGAGCTATAAGCGGAACAATAGAATTAAACGCCGCCCATAAAATATTTGAAGGGCATTTTCCTGGACAGCCTGTATTACCAGGCGTATGTATGCTGCAAATCATAAAAGAGCTGACAGAAAAAGCAACCGGGAAAAAATTATTCCTGAATGATGCGGCGCAATGCAAGTTTCTTTCAATGGTAGATCCCGTGCAAACTCCTTCGTTAATTGTAGCAATTAACTATCAGCAACCCGACGCTGCAACAATAACCATTAACGGGACGCTCAAAAACGACACAGCAACCTTTTTTAAAATAAATGCGCAGCTAGCGATTACCTGTTAA